The following are encoded in a window of Solidesulfovibrio magneticus RS-1 genomic DNA:
- a CDS encoding 4-hydroxybenzoate octaprenyltransferase: MVGAMARLVKVEHSVFALPFAYIGLFVAAGGWPGWRPFLLLTVAMVAMRSFAMAVNRLADVKFDRKNPRTAGRELVTGEVSLRAAWVFAAGCAVVFVGACAGLNALCLALSPVALAWGAFYSLTKRFTWLCHFVLGSVLGLAPVAGWLAVAPEFALPAILFGCGVTCWVAGFDVLYACQDVEFDRSQGLHSMPSRFGVGTALALAAFAHVDAAAFYLLAGYAAGLGWIYYAFWAVCSAVLLVEHKLISEHDLSRINVAFFTLNGVIAALLGLGTLLAVFLK, encoded by the coding sequence ATGGTCGGCGCGATGGCGCGGTTGGTGAAGGTGGAGCATTCGGTGTTTGCCTTGCCGTTCGCGTATATTGGTCTTTTTGTGGCGGCTGGCGGCTGGCCGGGCTGGCGACCGTTTCTATTGCTGACGGTGGCCATGGTGGCCATGCGGTCGTTTGCCATGGCGGTCAACCGCTTGGCGGATGTGAAGTTTGACCGGAAAAATCCCCGCACGGCCGGCCGGGAGCTGGTGACGGGCGAGGTGTCGTTGCGGGCGGCTTGGGTGTTCGCGGCCGGCTGCGCCGTGGTCTTTGTCGGGGCCTGCGCCGGGCTCAATGCGCTGTGTCTGGCGCTTTCGCCGGTGGCCTTGGCCTGGGGCGCGTTTTACAGCCTGACCAAGCGTTTCACCTGGCTGTGTCATTTCGTGTTGGGCTCGGTGCTGGGCCTGGCTCCGGTGGCCGGCTGGCTGGCGGTTGCGCCGGAATTCGCCTTGCCGGCGATCCTTTTCGGTTGCGGCGTCACCTGCTGGGTGGCCGGGTTTGATGTGCTTTATGCCTGCCAGGACGTGGAGTTCGACCGGTCGCAGGGGTTGCACTCGATGCCGTCGCGATTTGGTGTAGGCACAGCCCTGGCCTTGGCGGCGTTTGCCCATGTCGATGCGGCGGCCTTTTATCTGCTGGCCGGCTATGCGGCCGGGCTTGGCTGGATCTACTACGCCTTCTGGGCCGTGTGTTCGGCGGTGCTGCTTGTGGAGCACAAGCTTATTTCCGAGCACGACCTGTCGCGCATCAACGTGGCCTTTTTCACCTTAAACGGCGTCATCGCGGCCTTGCTGGGGCTGGGGACGCTGCTGGCCGTCTTTTTGAAATAG
- a CDS encoding glycosyltransferase family 4 protein yields MTPIAVLFLIALGLSLALTPFARWAGRRFGILAMPAARNIHVTPMPRSGGLALFLTFMACLPLAAALLPPAAVAVLGGRTMGYVLLGAALVFAVGFADDKWTLPSKLKLLAQIAAASIAYYGGARITSFALPGLFVVQFDVSSYLVTVFWFVLLINAINLIDGLDGLAAGVVFFASAVQAGLAVMRAEPHTAALFAVLAGATLGFLRYNFNPASLFLGDGGSYFLGYMLAALSVSGSVKSQVGATLLMPVIALGVPLLDTISAPLRRFMRGRDMFEPDKRHVHHKLLSRGWSQRQVVLFLYGITIFLALSALVLVNLRNVPAGLFLLVVGGALVFLVRKAGYCSYFAMDKILGWLRDVSDDAGFARERRTFLHHQIEISQAHDLAELWTRMTEALDHLRFDLAEMVLSGDGAGSCRLDPEPPGAAPVDGPPVYRWRREGSAVSDRELLCSPAVMKLELPLLAKGGRPLGALWLVKDVAADPINEFTLRRVENLRRTVTEALEGLLPPS; encoded by the coding sequence ATGACGCCAATCGCCGTACTCTTCCTCATCGCCCTGGGCCTGTCCCTGGCGCTGACGCCCTTTGCCCGGTGGGCCGGGCGGCGTTTCGGCATTCTGGCCATGCCGGCGGCCCGCAACATTCACGTGACGCCCATGCCCCGCAGCGGCGGGCTGGCGTTGTTTCTGACCTTCATGGCCTGTCTGCCCCTGGCGGCGGCCTTGTTGCCTCCGGCGGCCGTGGCCGTGCTGGGCGGACGGACCATGGGCTATGTGCTGCTGGGCGCGGCGCTGGTCTTTGCCGTGGGCTTTGCCGACGACAAGTGGACGCTGCCATCCAAGCTCAAGCTGTTGGCCCAGATCGCGGCGGCGTCCATCGCCTACTACGGCGGCGCGCGCATCACGTCTTTTGCCCTGCCCGGGCTTTTTGTGGTCCAGTTCGACGTTTCGTCCTATCTGGTGACGGTCTTTTGGTTCGTGCTGCTTATTAACGCCATCAACCTGATCGACGGCCTGGACGGGCTGGCGGCCGGGGTGGTGTTTTTCGCCAGCGCCGTACAGGCCGGGCTGGCCGTCATGCGGGCCGAGCCGCATACGGCGGCGCTTTTCGCCGTGCTGGCCGGGGCCACGCTGGGGTTTTTGCGCTACAATTTCAATCCGGCGAGCCTGTTTCTGGGCGACGGCGGCAGCTATTTCCTGGGCTACATGCTGGCGGCGTTGTCCGTCTCCGGTTCGGTCAAGAGCCAGGTGGGGGCCACGCTGCTCATGCCGGTCATCGCCCTGGGCGTGCCACTTCTCGACACCATCTCCGCGCCCTTGCGGCGGTTCATGCGCGGCCGGGACATGTTCGAGCCGGACAAGCGCCACGTCCACCACAAGCTCCTCTCGCGCGGCTGGTCTCAGCGCCAGGTGGTGCTTTTCCTTTATGGCATCACCATTTTTCTGGCCCTTTCGGCCCTGGTGCTGGTCAATCTGCGCAACGTGCCGGCGGGGCTGTTTTTGCTGGTCGTCGGCGGCGCGCTGGTCTTTTTGGTGCGCAAGGCCGGTTATTGCAGCTATTTCGCCATGGACAAGATTCTTGGCTGGCTGCGCGACGTGTCCGACGACGCCGGGTTTGCCCGGGAGCGGCGCACGTTTCTGCATCATCAAATCGAGATTTCCCAAGCCCACGATCTGGCCGAGCTGTGGACGCGCATGACCGAGGCTCTGGACCATCTGCGCTTCGACCTGGCCGAGATGGTGCTGTCCGGCGACGGGGCCGGTTCCTGCCGGCTGGACCCCGAGCCGCCCGGGGCGGCTCCCGTCGACGGCCCGCCGGTCTACCGCTGGCGGCGGGAAGGGTCGGCCGTGTCCGACCGGGAACTGTTGTGTTCGCCGGCCGTGATGAAGCTCGAACTGCCGCTATTGGCCAAGGGCGGCCGGCCCCTGGGAGCCTTATGGCTGGTCAAGGACGTGGCCGCCGACCCCATAAATGAATTCACCCTGCGCCGGGTCGAAAATCTGCGCCGC